From Leptotrichia wadei, one genomic window encodes:
- a CDS encoding RNA-guided endonuclease TnpB family protein — MKYNLAFKYRIYPNKEQELLINKTFGCVRFVYNTILYTANKFYEETGKNKIITPASLKSENKFLKEVDSLALSNAQLNVKRSFTNFFQKRAKFPRFKSKKNNVKSYTTNCVNNSIRIEENKYLVLPKLKKVKLKYHREIPKDYKIKSVTLTNSNGNYYVSVLTEFEKEIQKVTGNDKVIGLDFSMSELFVSSENQRADYPRYFRMLEEKLKKLQKSLSRKVKFSKNWYRQKEKISKLHEYIKNCRRDFLHKLSKKLSETYNAVVVEDLNMKGMSQTLNFGKSVGDNGWGMFLRMLEYKLMFLGKQFLKIDKWFPSSKTCSKCGNIKEELKLSERSYKCECCGVEIDRDYNAALNIKNIGKLMLKY, encoded by the coding sequence ATGAAATATAATTTAGCATTCAAATACAGAATTTATCCAAATAAGGAGCAAGAATTATTGATAAACAAGACTTTTGGATGTGTTCGTTTTGTCTACAATACGATTTTGTATACTGCGAATAAATTTTATGAAGAAACTGGAAAAAATAAAATAATTACACCTGCAAGTTTGAAGAGTGAAAATAAATTTTTGAAAGAAGTAGATAGTTTGGCACTTTCAAATGCTCAATTGAATGTAAAACGATCGTTTACGAATTTCTTTCAGAAGAGAGCAAAGTTTCCAAGATTCAAATCTAAAAAGAATAATGTTAAAAGTTATACGACAAATTGTGTGAATAATTCGATACGAATAGAGGAAAACAAATATTTGGTTTTGCCAAAATTGAAAAAAGTTAAATTAAAATATCATAGAGAAATACCGAAGGATTACAAGATAAAGTCAGTAACACTAACAAACAGTAATGGAAATTACTATGTTTCTGTTTTGACAGAATTTGAAAAAGAAATTCAAAAAGTAACTGGTAATGATAAAGTAATTGGACTTGATTTTTCAATGTCTGAATTATTTGTCAGCTCTGAAAACCAAAGGGCTGATTATCCAAGATATTTTAGGATGTTAGAAGAAAAATTAAAGAAATTACAAAAATCATTATCAAGGAAAGTAAAATTTTCTAAAAATTGGTATAGACAAAAAGAGAAAATATCAAAATTGCATGAGTATATCAAGAATTGTCGAAGAGATTTTCTACATAAGTTGTCGAAAAAATTGTCTGAAACATATAATGCTGTGGTTGTTGAGGATTTGAATATGAAAGGGATGAGCCAGACATTAAATTTTGGGAAAAGTGTAGGAGATAATGGATGGGGAATGTTTTTGAGAATGCTTGAGTATAAGTTGATGTTTTTAGGGAAACAATTTTTGAAGATAGATAAGTGGTTTCCATCGTCGAAGACTTGCAGTAAATGTGGAAATATTAAAGAGGAACTGAAATTATCAGAAAGAAGCTATAAATGTGAGTGCTGTGGAGTTGAGATTGATAGAGATTACAATGCGGCACTAAATATAAAAAACATTGGGAAATTGATGTTGAAATATTAG
- a CDS encoding LysR family transcriptional regulator, whose translation MIELEQLKQLIAFATHGTLSKAAEELYISQPALSRSKKLEKTLEVELFDRKKIFDNFSKNS comes from the coding sequence ATGATAGAATTGGAACAACTTAAACAGCTTATTGCATTTGCAACACATGGAACATTATCAAAAGCCGCTGAAGAATTGTATATTTCACAGCCTGCCCTTTCCCGTTCAAAAAAGCTGGAAAAAACTTTAGAGGTTGAACTTTTTGACAGGAAAAAAATATTTGATAATTTTAGTAAAAATTCTTGA